From a single Populus trichocarpa isolate Nisqually-1 chromosome 17, P.trichocarpa_v4.1, whole genome shotgun sequence genomic region:
- the LOC18106554 gene encoding phytoene synthase 2, chloroplastic — MTVALFWVGSANPSTEVSNCLRFLDSVRVLDTTKFGNSRDRSLFFKLGEKKGRKQKWKSCSVNPDLGYLGGRSNGSKLPVISSMVASHAGEMAVLSSEEMVYNVVLKQAALVKKELKSRGDLDVKPDVVLPGTLSLLSEAYDRCGEVCAEYAKTFYLGTLLMTPERRRAIWAIYVWCRRTDELVDGPNASHITPTALDRWEARLEDLFQGRPFDMMDAALADTVGKFPVDIQPFKDMIQGMRMDLRKSRYQNFDELYLYCYYVAGTVGLMSVPVMGIAPESQASTESVYNAALALGIANQLTNILRDVGEDARRGRVYLPQDELAQAGLSDDDIFAGKVTDKWRNFMKNQIKRARMFFDEAEKGVTELSAASRWPVWASLLLYRQILDEIEANDYNSFTKRAYVRKAKKIVALPVAYAKSLISPSSRVPSPLAKT; from the exons ATGACTGTAGCATTGTTTTGGGTTGGTAGTGCCAATCCAAGCACAGAGGTTTCCAATTGTCTTCGATTCCTGGATTCTGTCAGGGTTCTGGATACAACGAAGTTTGGTAATTCTAGAGATCggagtttgttttttaagcttGGAGAAAAAAAGGGTAGGAAACAGAAATGGAAGTCATGCTCTGTCAATCCAGATTTGGGGTATTTAGGTGGTAGAAGTAATGGAAGCAAATTGCCTGTGATATCAAGCATGGTAGCAAGCCATGCTGGAGAAATGGCTGTTTTGTCATCCGAGGAGATGGTTTATAATGTGGTGCTGAAGCAGGCAGCTCTGGTTAAGAAAGAACTGAAGTCCAGAGGTGATCTGGATGTGAAACCAGATGTTGTTCTTCCAGGGACTTTGAGCTTGTTGAGTGAAGCTTATGATCGGTGTGGAGAAGTTTGTGCTGAGTATGCCAAGACTTTTTACCTGG GAACTCTGCTCATGACCCCTGAACGGAGAAGGGCTATTTGGGCCATATATG TGTGGTGTAGGAGGACCGATGAGCTTGTTGATGGGCCTAATGCTTCACACATTACACCAACAGCTTTAGATAGGTGGGAGGCAAGGTTGGAAGATCTTTTCCAAGGGCGTCCATTTGATATGATGGATGCTGCTCTAGCAGACACAGTTGGAAAATTTCCTGTTGATATTCAG CCATTCAAAGATATGATTCAAGGAATGAGGATGGACTTGAGGAAATCAAGATACCAAAACTTTGATGAGCTCTATCTTTACTGTTATTATGTTGCTGGGACTGTTGGACTGATGAGTGTTCCAGTCATGGGCATTGCACCTGAATCACAGGCTTCGACCGAGAGTGTTTATAATGCTGCCTTGGCATTGGGGATAGCCAATCAACTCACTAACATACTCAGGGATGTAGGAGAAGA TGCAAGAAGAGGAAGGGTTTATCTACCACAAGATGAGCTGGCACAGGCAGGGCTTTCAGATGATGACATATTTGCTGGAAAGGTGACAGATAAGTGGAGAAACTTTATGAAGAATCAAATTAAGAGAGCAAGGATGTTCTTTGATGAGGCTGAGAAAGGAGTGACAGAATTGAGTGCTGCAAGTCGATGGCCG GTTTGGGCATCCTTGCTGCTATATCGCCAAATACTAGACGAGATAGAGGCTAACGATTACAACAGCTTCACAAAGAGGGCATATGTGAGAAAAGCCAAGAAGATAGTTGCTTTGCCAGTTGCGTATGCAAAATCCCTCATTAGTCCATCATCGAGAGTGCCATCTCCTTTGGCAAAAACATAA